In the Hordeum vulgare subsp. vulgare chromosome 7H, MorexV3_pseudomolecules_assembly, whole genome shotgun sequence genome, one interval contains:
- the LOC123410936 gene encoding dehydrodolichyl diphosphate synthase CPT3, with product MLDSLISHDPKVLNEKKPDEIIATGVVESLKNFLRKCIIAVLSYGPMPKHIAFIMDGNRRYAKSRSIKQGTGHSVGFSALMASLIYCYEMGVKYITVYAFSIDNFKRDPSEVQTLMELMEEKINELLENKNVINKVNCKINFWGNLDMLPEPVRLAAHKLMASTAENTGLVFSVCMPYNSTSEIANAVTELCKERRGTMQGQQHAGGCNGRAANGGARSDISVADLDRHMYTAGCPDPDIVIRTSGETRLSNFLLWQTTFSHLQSPDPLWPEFSWRHLVWAILQYQRAYPYIEQNKALVKKQL from the exons ATGCTTGATTCACTTATTAGTCAT GACCCGAAGGTGTTGAATGAGAAGAAGCCTGATGAGATAATTGCGACTGGTGTTgttgaaagtctgaagaattttctacGTAAGTGCATCATAGCTGTCCTCTCATATGGCCCAATGCCTAAACACATCGCGTTTATTATGGACGGGAACCGCAGATATGCTAAATCCAGAAGTATCAAGCAAGGCACGGGTCATAGTGTAGGCTTCTCTGCTCTAATGGCAAGTCTTATCTACTGTTATGAAATGGGTGTCAAGTACATCACGGTGTACGCGTTCAGCATCGACAACTTTAAACGCGACCCTAGTGAGGTGCAGACCCTGATGGAGTTAATGGAGGAAAAGATCAACGAGCTGTTGGAAAACAAGAATGTCATCAACAAGGTCAACTGCAAGATCAACTTCTGGGGGAACCTGGACATGCTTCCCGAACCAGTGCGGCTAGCAGCTCATAAGCTGATGGCGAGCACCGCCGAGAATACAGGATTGGTCTTCTCAGTCTGCATGCCATACAATTCGACTTCTGAGATCGCCAACGCCGTCACCGAGCTCTGCAAAGAACGGAGGGGTACGATGCAGGGGCAGCAGCATGCAGGCGGCTGCAATGGACGAGCCGCGAACGGCGGCGCACGTTCGGATATCTCGGTGGCCGACCTGGATCGCCATATGTACACCGCCGGCTGCCCGGACCCGGACATTGTGATCCGAACCTCGGGCGAGACCCGGCTGAGCAACTTCCTCCTGTGGCAGACAACATTTAGCCATCTGCAGAGCCCAGACCCCCTCTGGCCTGAGTTCTCCTGGAGGCACCTCGTCTGGGCGATACTGCAGTACCAGAGAGCCTACCCGTACATCGAGCAGAACAAAGCTCTGGTTAAGAAGCAGCTGTGA